A single region of the Chthoniobacterales bacterium genome encodes:
- a CDS encoding sugar phosphate nucleotidyltransferase, translating into MKLRKAVVPAAGLGTRHFPASHAVKKELFPIVGPDGVARALMHYHLLDLLGAGFEEVCLIVQPGDEAVFRAYFAGPDESYLTRLEKYPELQAEAEQMREMSGRITYATQKTQDGYGHAVFQSRDFVDGEPFLLCLGDHLFRGGELSCPAQLVAASELTPGLSLSAVNRIAPEELRGFGTIAGKRRSENPQIVDVSKIVEKPSIALARAELQVDGLEDDQFLGWFGMHLLQPSIFDVLEEMIRDDVRDGGEFQLTRAQEIQRSREGYAALEITAGHRYDFGVPLDFLASLVAFARPGI; encoded by the coding sequence ATGAAACTCCGCAAAGCTGTTGTTCCCGCCGCTGGTCTGGGCACCCGTCACTTTCCCGCTTCGCACGCGGTGAAAAAGGAATTATTCCCGATTGTCGGCCCCGATGGCGTGGCGCGGGCGCTGATGCATTATCATTTGCTCGACTTGCTGGGGGCGGGATTTGAGGAGGTCTGCCTGATCGTGCAGCCAGGAGACGAGGCGGTGTTCCGGGCGTATTTTGCGGGCCCGGATGAGTCATATCTAACTCGACTGGAAAAATATCCCGAGTTGCAAGCGGAGGCGGAGCAGATGCGGGAAATGAGCGGGCGCATTACCTATGCGACCCAGAAAACGCAGGACGGCTACGGGCACGCGGTGTTTCAGAGCCGGGATTTTGTGGACGGCGAGCCGTTTTTGCTCTGCCTGGGAGATCATCTTTTTCGCGGTGGCGAGCTGAGTTGTCCGGCCCAGCTCGTGGCCGCGTCGGAACTGACTCCGGGGCTGTCGTTGTCGGCGGTGAATCGAATCGCGCCCGAGGAATTGCGCGGGTTTGGGACGATTGCGGGGAAACGGCGGTCGGAAAATCCACAGATCGTGGACGTTTCCAAGATCGTCGAAAAACCGAGCATCGCGCTGGCCAGGGCGGAGTTACAGGTGGATGGGCTGGAGGACGACCAGTTTCTCGGCTGGTTTGGAATGCATCTGCTCCAGCCCTCGATCTTCGACGTGCTGGAGGAAATGATTCGCGACGACGTGCGCGACGGAGGCGAGTTCCAATTGACTCGGGCGCAGGAAATCCAGCGTTCGCGGGAGGGTTACGCCGCACTGGAGATCACGGCGGGCCACCGCTACGACTTTGGAGTCCCGCTGGATTTCCTCGCGAGCCTGGTGGCCTTTGCGCGACCGGGGATTTGA
- a CDS encoding YihY/virulence factor BrkB family protein yields MNLDAITGNFTYKLAKDTVNNWLEDNALRLSAALAYYSVFSIAPLLVIAISVAGLVLGPEAVRGQLDDQLSGYIGTVAAKAVQSMVQSAAKPSQSWIGAVTGFLTLLLGASGVFGQLKDALNTIWEVKPKSGFGVMGFIKERLLNFGMVLVIGFLLLTSLLLTTAITALTNFCNTILQLPPVIWGAISFVFSFGLVTVLFALIFKVLPDVQVKWRNVWIGAVVTAGLFELGKLGLAFYLGRESTASSYGAAGAVVLLLLWVYYTSCILFLGAEFTQVYAKATGDNIQPSPHAEPISAASRAQQGLTPPSVHETPKPEIRIISVPQPLGFKVENAVLLAAAIGLLAGFVTRSSDKQ; encoded by the coding sequence ATGAATCTCGACGCGATCACAGGGAACTTCACCTACAAACTGGCGAAGGACACGGTCAACAACTGGCTGGAAGACAATGCCCTGCGGCTCAGCGCGGCGCTGGCATACTACTCCGTTTTTTCGATTGCGCCGCTGCTCGTCATCGCCATCAGCGTGGCCGGACTCGTTCTCGGGCCCGAGGCCGTGCGCGGCCAGCTCGACGACCAGCTCTCGGGTTACATCGGCACAGTCGCGGCCAAAGCCGTGCAATCCATGGTGCAAAGCGCCGCCAAGCCGAGTCAGAGCTGGATCGGCGCGGTCACCGGGTTTCTGACGCTGCTGCTCGGGGCGTCGGGCGTTTTTGGCCAGCTCAAGGATGCCCTGAACACGATCTGGGAAGTGAAACCGAAGTCCGGTTTCGGCGTCATGGGTTTCATTAAGGAACGTCTCCTGAACTTCGGCATGGTGCTCGTCATCGGATTTCTCCTGCTCACCTCGCTGCTCCTCACCACCGCCATCACCGCGCTGACTAATTTCTGCAACACCATCCTGCAACTCCCTCCCGTCATCTGGGGCGCCATCAGTTTCGTGTTTTCGTTCGGACTCGTCACCGTTCTCTTCGCGCTCATTTTCAAAGTCCTGCCCGATGTTCAGGTGAAATGGCGCAACGTCTGGATCGGTGCCGTCGTCACTGCAGGGTTATTCGAGCTCGGCAAACTCGGGCTCGCTTTCTATCTCGGACGCGAAAGCACCGCGTCGAGTTACGGAGCTGCCGGAGCCGTCGTCCTCCTGCTCCTCTGGGTTTATTACACCTCGTGCATCCTCTTTCTCGGGGCGGAATTTACCCAGGTCTATGCCAAGGCCACCGGCGACAACATCCAGCCCTCGCCACACGCGGAACCCATCAGCGCCGCGTCCCGCGCGCAACAGGGGCTCACTCCTCCCAGCGTTCACGAGACTCCGAAACCCGAGATCCGCATCATCAGCGTCCCCCAGCCTCTCGGATTCAAAGTGGAAAACGCCGTCCTCCTCGCTGCTGCCATCGGGCTTTTGGCGGGATTCGTCACCCGCTCTAGCGACAAGCAGTGA
- a CDS encoding small ribosomal subunit Rsm22 family protein, with protein sequence MMPARDWEILRQMRKGFLNAQNGLADYWKTPAHLGLYDQFFAERIGWKWDAVLADLTSRAFEPNSNHVVDWGCGTGVATRRVLAQYPSITHVTLWDRSPLALRFATESIRQKFPNISFVPWNPSSPPRAIYLLSHVLNELPESDLTPLISLLTSQAESILWVEPGTFAASRRLIAVREKLRSSFSLLAPCPHDGMCGLLVPENAPHWCHHFTRPPGWAHHDPDFSAFVRELEIDMSTVPYSYLVCGKSPVNRPAEKVLGRPRFFKGHAKLLVCEPFVVTEKTVQKREDPAAFKALQKSV encoded by the coding sequence ATGATGCCCGCCCGCGATTGGGAGATTCTCCGGCAGATGCGGAAGGGATTTCTAAATGCCCAAAACGGACTCGCCGACTATTGGAAAACCCCGGCGCATCTGGGGCTTTACGACCAGTTTTTCGCCGAGAGAATCGGATGGAAGTGGGATGCAGTTTTGGCCGATCTAACATCGCGTGCATTTGAACCTAACTCGAATCATGTCGTGGACTGGGGCTGCGGCACCGGAGTCGCCACGCGGCGCGTGCTGGCGCAATATCCCAGCATCACGCACGTCACCCTCTGGGACCGCTCGCCGCTGGCTCTGCGCTTCGCCACCGAGAGCATTCGCCAGAAGTTTCCTAACATCAGCTTCGTGCCGTGGAATCCATCGTCTCCGCCACGGGCGATCTACCTTCTCAGCCACGTCCTGAATGAGCTTCCAGAGTCGGATCTAACTCCGCTCATTTCGCTGCTCACGTCGCAGGCCGAATCCATCCTCTGGGTGGAGCCGGGCACGTTTGCGGCGAGCCGGCGGCTGATCGCGGTTCGGGAAAAACTACGGTCGAGTTTCAGTCTCTTGGCGCCGTGTCCGCACGATGGCATGTGTGGATTGCTCGTGCCGGAAAATGCGCCGCATTGGTGTCATCATTTCACGCGGCCACCGGGCTGGGCGCATCACGATCCGGATTTTTCGGCCTTTGTGCGCGAACTGGAAATCGACATGAGCACGGTGCCGTATTCGTATCTGGTCTGTGGAAAATCGCCGGTGAATCGTCCGGCAGAGAAAGTGCTGGGACGGCCCCGGTTTTTCAAGGGACACGCGAAATTGTTAGTCTGTGAGCCATTTGTGGTGACGGAAAAAACGGTGCAGAAACGGGAAGACCCGGCGGCGTTCAAGGCGCTTCAGAAATCGGTCTGA
- the pyk gene encoding pyruvate kinase codes for MNPNRPKKRTKIVATLGPASSDETTLREMMLAGMDVVRINFSHAIHDQLMPVLERIRRLAGELKISVAILGDLRGPRIRVGRFPGGSITLQKDTEVKLAPGATLYVPGVIPVSHSGMSNDVKPGDLVLLDDGNLELTVLSVGSDSLISCTVVRGGQLKDNKGINLPGVRVSLPALTQKDFADVDFAIANHFDFLALSFVQTSADVLQLRQHLKAAGSKIGIVSKIENKSSLDDIEAIARESDGVMVARGDLALEVSFSDVPLAQKTIIDVCRQQSTPVITATQMLESMITSHKPTRAEAADVANAILDGTDALMLSAESAAGQYPVLSIATMSEIAIRVEGALTRKEVAALPPLQLVPDLEACVGHAAQMISKTLSAKVIVIATFSGLTAHRVACHRPNIPIIAIVANPAIARKLSLCWGVESVLTGEINGTNQLVNMAISQSIEIYDAQPGDVITITAGTPYNQKGTTNLIKVERVPSAA; via the coding sequence ATGAATCCAAACCGACCCAAGAAACGCACCAAAATCGTGGCCACCCTCGGGCCCGCCAGCAGTGATGAAACGACCCTGCGCGAAATGATGCTCGCCGGCATGGACGTGGTGCGCATTAATTTTTCCCACGCCATTCACGACCAGCTCATGCCCGTGCTGGAGCGGATTCGCCGGCTCGCGGGCGAGCTGAAAATCTCCGTGGCCATCCTCGGCGATTTGCGCGGACCCCGCATTCGCGTGGGACGTTTCCCCGGCGGTTCGATCACTTTGCAGAAAGACACGGAAGTGAAACTCGCCCCTGGCGCGACCTTGTATGTGCCCGGCGTGATACCCGTTTCGCACTCCGGCATGTCCAACGATGTGAAACCCGGCGACCTCGTCCTGCTCGACGACGGCAATCTGGAACTCACCGTGCTCAGCGTGGGCAGCGACAGCCTCATTTCCTGCACGGTCGTTCGCGGCGGACAACTGAAGGACAACAAGGGCATCAATCTCCCCGGCGTGCGCGTGAGTCTGCCTGCGCTCACGCAAAAGGACTTCGCCGACGTGGATTTCGCCATCGCGAATCACTTCGATTTTCTGGCGCTCTCCTTCGTGCAAACGTCCGCCGATGTCCTGCAACTCCGCCAGCATTTGAAGGCTGCCGGGAGCAAGATCGGGATTGTTTCCAAGATCGAAAACAAAAGCTCCCTCGACGACATCGAGGCGATTGCCCGTGAATCCGACGGCGTGATGGTGGCGCGTGGCGACCTCGCGCTGGAGGTGAGTTTTTCCGATGTGCCGCTGGCGCAGAAGACGATCATCGACGTTTGCCGCCAGCAATCCACGCCCGTCATCACGGCCACGCAGATGCTGGAATCCATGATCACCTCGCACAAGCCGACCCGCGCCGAGGCGGCCGATGTGGCCAATGCCATTCTCGACGGCACGGACGCGCTCATGCTTTCCGCCGAGTCCGCCGCCGGTCAATACCCGGTGTTGTCCATCGCCACGATGTCGGAGATAGCGATCCGAGTCGAAGGCGCGCTCACCCGGAAAGAAGTCGCCGCGCTGCCCCCGCTCCAGTTGGTGCCCGATCTGGAAGCGTGCGTCGGTCATGCCGCGCAAATGATTTCCAAAACGCTGTCGGCGAAAGTCATCGTCATCGCCACCTTCTCCGGGCTAACCGCGCATCGCGTGGCCTGCCATCGCCCGAATATCCCGATCATCGCCATCGTTGCCAATCCGGCGATTGCCCGCAAACTCAGCCTCTGCTGGGGCGTCGAAAGCGTCCTCACCGGAGAAATCAACGGCACGAATCAGTTGGTCAACATGGCCATCTCTCAAAGCATCGAGATTTACGACGCGCAGCCGGGCGACGTCATCACGATCACCGCAGGCACGCCCTACAATCAAAAGGGCACCACGAATCTCATCAAAGTCGAGCGCGTGCCGTCAGCCGCGTAA
- a CDS encoding transglycosylase domain-containing protein: protein MWDYKPTPPFYARPWFIYTACFFVIIGIGVAAFVLYWQSIYVKKAGEFDLNELSKMENASTIYDRNGKEIGKVLVENREVVPFSRISKNLVDAVISAEDNRFYEHGGVDYMGMARAALKNYKAGKIRQGASTVTQQLARNSFELRERTYERKIVEIYLSKRIEENFSKDKIMELYLNRVYFGGGLYGCEAAAKGYFGKAAADLSLGEAATLAGLLKGPNMLSPWRNAKGAEQERNFVLGRMLEIGKINKQQFDDAHLLSFRVRPRRSSSRGQSYALDLIRQRLTTDLDFDAAASAGYKIYTTIDADLQKVAEESLSRELARVETTPGYSNPTMADWKAARKNQPAAAEGAPAKPEDQPDYLQGAVYALDSRTGGILVLVGGRDYGDSVYNRATDGLRPPSTAFTPFVFAAGFADKIFPGTLVDDSALDNRQVMIGGFTGILGEWGSERADSQYEGLIPARRAVSQGKNAATVRFGLDVGLEKVVAFAKEAGMDAPMRQFPATYLGSSEVTLAQLTMAYTIFPEGGYRPSAPYIISRVEEADGTLIYQATPTRKKVTTPAVAFEIHSFLSDVLEEGTAANAVADYKLRSFPGGGKTGTAYNFTDAWFVGYDSEITCGVWAGFDKRRTIYRGAFSNKIALPVWSAIMNASLSTHPPQPIQRPANIERIEVCKASGLPATRDCFKTDAQGLRQRTTFYEFSSAEQTPKGTCFVHGGTGTTVPMMTNSGKVPVAQLATNTSDVKPIPMKGPALIGTEDPFNSTVPRAEPVTGVDPATGLALPGTDPNAAPTPLQVMRAEPVRPLDRAAAEPTLNMEPPPPLDLQ from the coding sequence ATGTGGGATTACAAGCCGACCCCTCCCTTCTACGCGCGACCGTGGTTCATTTACACCGCGTGTTTCTTTGTCATCATAGGCATCGGCGTCGCGGCCTTCGTTCTCTATTGGCAGAGCATTTACGTTAAAAAAGCAGGCGAGTTTGATCTCAATGAGCTCTCGAAAATGGAGAACGCCAGCACGATTTACGACCGCAACGGCAAGGAAATCGGCAAGGTTCTCGTGGAAAATCGCGAGGTCGTGCCGTTCTCGCGCATCTCAAAAAACCTCGTTGATGCGGTCATTTCCGCCGAGGACAACCGTTTCTACGAGCACGGCGGCGTCGATTACATGGGCATGGCGAGAGCGGCGCTGAAGAACTACAAGGCGGGTAAAATCCGGCAGGGCGCGAGCACGGTCACGCAGCAATTGGCCCGCAACAGCTTCGAGCTGCGCGAACGCACCTACGAGCGAAAAATCGTCGAAATCTATCTCTCGAAACGCATCGAGGAAAATTTCTCCAAGGACAAAATCATGGAGCTTTACCTGAACCGCGTCTATTTCGGCGGCGGACTTTACGGCTGCGAGGCGGCGGCGAAAGGTTACTTCGGGAAAGCGGCGGCGGATCTTTCCCTCGGCGAGGCGGCGACTTTGGCGGGACTCTTGAAGGGCCCAAACATGCTTTCGCCCTGGCGCAACGCGAAGGGCGCGGAGCAGGAGCGCAATTTCGTTCTCGGACGCATGTTGGAGATTGGAAAAATCAACAAGCAGCAATTTGACGACGCGCATTTGCTCAGCTTCCGGGTGCGTCCGCGGCGGTCGTCCAGTCGGGGACAATCGTATGCGCTGGACCTGATTCGCCAGCGGCTGACGACCGACCTCGACTTCGATGCCGCCGCCAGCGCGGGCTACAAGATTTACACGACGATCGACGCCGATTTGCAGAAAGTGGCGGAGGAATCGCTTTCCAGGGAACTCGCCCGCGTGGAGACGACGCCCGGTTATTCCAATCCCACGATGGCCGACTGGAAGGCCGCGAGGAAAAATCAGCCCGCTGCCGCCGAGGGTGCACCGGCGAAGCCCGAGGATCAGCCGGATTACTTGCAGGGTGCGGTCTATGCGCTCGACTCGCGGACGGGCGGCATTCTGGTCCTGGTCGGCGGGCGCGATTACGGCGACAGCGTTTACAATCGCGCGACCGATGGGTTGCGTCCGCCGAGCACGGCTTTTACGCCGTTCGTTTTTGCGGCGGGTTTTGCGGACAAGATTTTCCCCGGCACGCTGGTGGATGATTCCGCACTCGACAACCGCCAGGTGATGATCGGCGGTTTCACCGGGATTTTGGGCGAATGGGGCAGCGAGCGAGCTGACTCGCAATACGAGGGGCTCATTCCTGCGCGCCGGGCCGTTTCGCAGGGAAAGAATGCCGCCACCGTTCGCTTCGGACTCGATGTGGGCTTGGAAAAAGTCGTCGCCTTTGCCAAGGAAGCCGGCATGGACGCGCCGATGCGGCAGTTTCCGGCCACCTACCTCGGCAGCAGTGAGGTCACGCTCGCGCAGTTGACGATGGCTTACACGATCTTCCCCGAGGGCGGCTATCGTCCATCGGCTCCGTATATCATTTCCCGCGTCGAGGAGGCGGACGGCACGCTCATTTACCAGGCGACTCCGACTCGAAAAAAAGTCACCACGCCAGCCGTAGCATTCGAGATCCATTCGTTTCTAAGTGACGTTCTGGAGGAAGGCACCGCGGCCAACGCTGTCGCCGATTACAAGTTGCGCAGCTTCCCCGGCGGTGGAAAAACGGGCACGGCCTACAACTTCACCGATGCCTGGTTCGTCGGCTACGACAGCGAAATTACTTGCGGTGTCTGGGCTGGATTCGACAAACGCCGCACGATCTATCGCGGTGCGTTCAGCAACAAAATCGCGCTGCCCGTCTGGAGCGCGATCATGAACGCCTCGCTCTCGACCCACCCGCCGCAGCCGATCCAGCGTCCGGCCAACATCGAGCGCATCGAAGTTTGCAAAGCCTCCGGTTTGCCTGCCACTCGTGATTGCTTCAAGACCGACGCGCAGGGTCTGCGCCAGCGAACGACGTTCTACGAATTCTCCTCCGCCGAGCAAACGCCGAAGGGCACCTGCTTCGTTCACGGCGGCACCGGAACGACCGTTCCCATGATGACGAACAGCGGAAAAGTGCCCGTCGCCCAGCTCGCGACCAACACCAGCGATGTGAAGCCCATCCCCATGAAAGGCCCCGCGCTGATCGGCACCGAAGATCCCTTTAACTCAACCGTGCCTCGGGCCGAACCTGTAACCGGCGTCGATCCTGCCACTGGTCTCGCCCTGCCTGGCACCGATCCGAATGCCGCTCCCACTCCGCTCCAAGTCATGCGGGCCGAGCCCGTTCGT
- a CDS encoding HAD family hydrolase, translated as MDDAVAHAQNSIAIIYDYDQTLSPNFMQDEVIFPKFGIHPKKFWAYCEELVNDQGYDGELAYMKALLDYLDMDRPTNAELRKLGGELNFYPGLPGMFEEFSHGLLTPEQEAHGVRVEHYIVSSGLKELIEGSRLQPYVRAIFGCEYAEDKEGKITFPKRVISHTQKTQYLFRINKGLLDMSEDVNDHMPPELRPVPFTNMIYVGDGPTDVPCFTIMKRYGGHAIAVYNAEDPTRSSFKKCYQLSTHADRVRNIAPSDYRAGSHLRLLLEEMVHEIANRIVSEHRSATEAGTVKAPRHQ; from the coding sequence TTGGATGACGCTGTGGCTCACGCGCAAAATTCCATAGCGATCATTTACGATTACGACCAGACGCTGAGTCCGAACTTCATGCAGGACGAGGTGATTTTCCCGAAGTTTGGCATTCATCCGAAGAAGTTTTGGGCGTATTGCGAGGAGCTTGTGAATGACCAGGGCTACGACGGTGAGCTGGCTTACATGAAGGCGCTCCTGGACTACCTCGACATGGATCGTCCGACCAATGCCGAGCTGCGCAAGCTGGGCGGAGAGTTGAATTTTTATCCCGGATTGCCGGGGATGTTTGAGGAGTTTTCCCACGGTTTGCTCACGCCGGAGCAGGAGGCGCATGGGGTGCGGGTAGAGCATTACATCGTGTCGTCGGGGTTGAAGGAACTGATCGAAGGCAGCCGGTTGCAGCCGTATGTGCGGGCGATTTTTGGCTGCGAATATGCCGAGGACAAGGAGGGAAAAATCACTTTCCCGAAGCGCGTGATCTCACACACGCAGAAGACGCAGTATCTTTTTCGGATCAACAAGGGCCTGCTCGACATGTCGGAGGATGTGAACGACCACATGCCGCCCGAACTGCGGCCAGTGCCGTTTACGAATATGATTTACGTGGGTGATGGACCGACCGATGTGCCGTGTTTCACAATTATGAAGCGCTACGGCGGGCACGCGATCGCGGTTTACAATGCCGAGGATCCGACGCGGTCGAGTTTCAAGAAATGCTACCAGCTTTCGACTCACGCGGATCGGGTGCGCAACATCGCACCGTCGGATTATCGAGCGGGAAGTCATCTGCGACTGCTGCTTGAGGAAATGGTTCACGAGATTGCGAATCGGATCGTAAGCGAACACCGCTCGGCGACGGAGGCCGGCACGGTGAAGGCGCCACGGCATCAGTAG
- a CDS encoding SAM-dependent methyltransferase, whose translation MSAAAFLGELDRSLETGKFHRLTLARPANGEVRKNVLLRPANIRGESMIQLTHRHPTRDEVENLTPVESHRIVAGLLGKNFLDAHLETDDSAISLRFSRKGAPHLSRKKLQTNNLISAGHDRQKTRLLNPMQLPWLADLGLADVQGNILPSRSAKWRQVERFVELISHAWRDVSWSGERPLEIFDMGCGKGYLTFAIEAWFTDNNGTPVLVHGVEQRPELVELCNGLAQKHQRPNLRFELGRIGDATFTNLDVLIALHACDTATDDALALGIRHEAQMIVCAPCCQHEFREKMQGSSSVIGLLEHGLFRQRQAALLTDTLRTLILEREGYSVRVVEFVSSEHTDKNLLLIATRTGKKSPNAQLKLDQLKTLFGLPTLHLETLLT comes from the coding sequence ATGAGCGCGGCGGCATTTTTGGGCGAGTTGGATCGGTCTCTGGAGACGGGAAAATTTCATCGCCTCACCCTGGCCCGTCCGGCGAATGGCGAGGTTCGCAAGAACGTCCTCCTGCGGCCTGCTAACATTCGCGGCGAATCCATGATTCAACTCACGCATCGGCATCCGACTCGCGACGAAGTGGAAAACCTCACTCCAGTCGAGTCACATCGCATTGTGGCCGGATTGTTAGGAAAAAACTTTCTCGATGCCCATCTGGAAACGGATGACAGCGCCATCAGCCTGCGCTTTAGCCGCAAGGGCGCTCCGCATCTTTCGCGCAAGAAACTTCAGACTAACAATCTCATTTCCGCCGGACACGACCGTCAGAAAACTCGCCTCCTGAATCCGATGCAACTCCCCTGGCTGGCCGATCTGGGTCTGGCTGATGTCCAGGGAAACATCCTCCCGTCGCGCTCGGCGAAATGGCGGCAAGTCGAGCGTTTTGTGGAGCTGATCAGCCATGCCTGGCGCGATGTTAGCTGGAGCGGCGAACGTCCCTTGGAAATCTTCGACATGGGCTGCGGCAAGGGCTACCTAACATTCGCAATCGAGGCGTGGTTTACAGATAACAATGGAACTCCCGTGCTCGTTCACGGCGTCGAGCAGCGCCCCGAGTTAGTTGAGCTTTGCAATGGTCTCGCGCAGAAACATCAGCGGCCAAATTTGCGATTCGAGTTAGGTCGCATTGGCGACGCGACTTTTACTAACCTCGACGTTCTCATCGCACTCCACGCCTGCGACACCGCGACCGACGACGCGCTTGCGCTGGGCATTCGACACGAGGCACAAATGATCGTTTGTGCGCCCTGTTGCCAGCACGAATTCCGCGAAAAAATGCAGGGGAGTTCCAGTGTTATCGGGTTGCTGGAACACGGACTTTTCCGCCAGCGGCAGGCCGCGCTGCTCACCGACACGCTGCGCACACTCATCCTCGAACGCGAGGGATATTCCGTCCGTGTGGTGGAGTTTGTCTCCTCCGAGCACACCGACAAAAACCTCCTGCTCATCGCCACCCGCACGGGAAAGAAATCTCCCAACGCACAACTCAAACTCGATCAATTGAAAACCCTCTTCGGCCTCCCCACCCTTCATCTGGAAACGCTGCTAACATGA
- a CDS encoding superoxide dismutase, which yields MMNRRQALATTLLSGAALSLIAQNRAPAAEPTPIAPTGPFSVPPLGYAYDALEPFIDAETMQLHHDKHHTAYVTKLNEALASADAKSLAGKSIEELLTSLPSMPEALQKAIRNQGGGHYNHTLFWQMLKKTGGAPSEALTTAIQASFGSMEEFWKKFAEAATKQFGSGWAWLVVGSDKKLAVVSTPNQNSPISEGQTELLGLDVWEHAYYLKYRNKRPDYIAAFPKIVNWDFVNSRFAKATA from the coding sequence ATGATGAATCGTCGCCAGGCACTCGCCACCACCCTGCTCTCCGGAGCCGCTCTCTCCCTTATCGCCCAGAACCGTGCGCCAGCGGCTGAGCCGACGCCGATTGCGCCGACGGGGCCGTTTTCTGTGCCGCCGCTCGGCTATGCCTACGATGCGCTGGAGCCGTTTATCGACGCGGAAACGATGCAACTCCACCACGACAAGCATCACACCGCTTACGTCACCAAGCTCAACGAAGCCCTCGCCAGCGCTGACGCGAAAAGTCTCGCCGGAAAATCCATCGAGGAATTGCTCACTAGCCTGCCGTCGATGCCCGAGGCGTTGCAAAAAGCCATCCGCAACCAGGGCGGCGGACATTACAATCACACTCTTTTCTGGCAGATGCTGAAGAAGACCGGCGGCGCTCCGTCCGAGGCGCTGACCACCGCGATTCAGGCGAGTTTCGGCTCGATGGAGGAGTTCTGGAAGAAATTTGCCGAGGCTGCCACGAAGCAATTTGGCAGCGGCTGGGCCTGGCTTGTGGTCGGCTCGGACAAGAAACTCGCGGTCGTCTCCACACCGAATCAAAACTCCCCGATTTCCGAAGGTCAGACGGAGCTTCTCGGCCTCGATGTCTGGGAGCACGCCTACTATTTGAAATATCGCAACAAACGCCCGGACTACATCGCCGCCTTCCCGAAGATCGTGAACTGGGACTTCGTAAACAGCCGGTTCGCCAAGGCGACGGCCTAG
- a CDS encoding UbiA-like polyprenyltransferase: MLGRLWNTTVRVLRLVRFSHTIFALPFALGSMMVAAKNQHGWPGWRLLSLILICMVLARTAAMIFNRVADWQIDQKNPRTAARHQLLPRPTAIAILLACAAGFVATTWRINPLCFYLSPVALGIIFLYSLTKRFTHFTQLFLGLALAVAPVGAWLAVTGAFAWPPLILAAGVLFWVAGFDLIYATQDVDFDRHEGLHSMVVWLGVDRSLWLALLFHVAMWILLGAFAIVAGLGPIFGGALVLIAAMLVYEHRVAATRDLARINDAFFKANAIVGLLFVSAILLECVRPISEAP; the protein is encoded by the coding sequence ATGCTGGGCCGACTCTGGAATACCACGGTGCGCGTGCTGCGGCTGGTGCGGTTCTCGCACACCATTTTCGCGCTGCCATTTGCGCTGGGTTCCATGATGGTCGCAGCGAAAAACCAGCACGGCTGGCCCGGCTGGCGGCTCCTGAGTTTGATCCTCATCTGCATGGTTCTGGCGAGAACGGCGGCCATGATTTTCAATCGTGTCGCCGACTGGCAGATCGACCAAAAAAACCCGCGCACCGCCGCACGCCACCAGCTTCTCCCGCGCCCGACTGCCATTGCTATCTTACTCGCCTGCGCCGCCGGTTTCGTCGCCACGACCTGGCGGATCAATCCACTTTGCTTCTACCTGTCGCCCGTCGCGCTGGGCATCATTTTTCTCTACTCGCTCACGAAACGCTTCACGCATTTTACTCAGCTTTTCCTCGGGCTGGCCCTCGCTGTCGCCCCAGTGGGCGCGTGGTTGGCGGTGACTGGTGCCTTCGCCTGGCCGCCACTGATTCTGGCCGCAGGCGTCTTGTTTTGGGTGGCCGGGTTCGACCTCATCTACGCCACGCAAGACGTGGACTTTGATCGCCATGAAGGCCTGCATTCCATGGTTGTCTGGCTCGGCGTGGACCGCTCGCTCTGGCTCGCGCTCCTCTTCCATGTGGCGATGTGGATATTGTTAGGAGCGTTCGCCATCGTTGCCGGACTCGGCCCCATTTTTGGCGGCGCGCTCGTCCTCATCGCGGCGATGTTAGTTTACGAGCATCGTGTCGCCGCCACTCGCGATCTGGCTCGCATCAACGACGCATTTTTTAAGGCCAACGCCATTGTCGGCCTTCTCTTTGTAAGTGCGATCCTACTCGAATGCGTCAGACCGATTTCTGAAGCGCCTTGA